Proteins encoded by one window of Rattus rattus isolate New Zealand chromosome 10, Rrattus_CSIRO_v1, whole genome shotgun sequence:
- the LOC116910860 gene encoding FANCD2 opposite strand protein-like: protein MAGYQLWSPWNPLDESLQWLRHTTPTFPSKHPFGFSPFFPQSPCDVEVQQCFQEVAVVSVMPRMIAARSSELPGQPSEPQKGTSAKKKPTIRRPQPIRLLGVDSVFGRVITVQPPKWTGTFKISKTSAFTKIISKEQQWPTGLKEPQIEMTLAMCKQMLRSILLLYAIYKKCTFALQHSQ, encoded by the coding sequence ATGGCAGGATACCAGCTCTGGTCCCCCTGGAACCCCCTAGATGAGAGTTTGCAATGGCTTCGCCACACAACACCTACTTTTCCTTCCAAACACCCTTTTGGGTTCTCGCCTTTTTTCCCACAGAGCCCCTGTGATGTGGAAGTTCAACAGTGCTTTCAGGAAGTAGCTGTGGTCTCTGTGATGCCCAGGATGATAGCCGCAAGGAGCTCAGAGTTACCTGGCCAACCATCTGAGCCACAGAAAGGAACATCAGCCAAGAAGAAACCAACGATTAGGAGGCCCCAGCCCATCAGACTCCTTGGAGTGGATTCAGTTTTTGGCAGGGTTATTACAGTCCAGCCACCCAAGTGGACTGGGACCTTCAAAATTTCTAAAACATCAGCCTTCACCAAAATTATCAGCAAAGAACAACAGTGGCCCACTGGACTCAAGGAGCCCCAGATTGAGATGACACTGGCCATGTGCAAACAGATGCTACGCTCCATTCTTCTGCTGTATGCAATATACAAAAAGTGCACCTTTGCCCTGCAACACTCCCAGTAA
- the LOC116911616 gene encoding FANCD2 opposite strand protein-like — translation MFWWLRSQRLFVRARQRKDSVCYSGVSVVWRSIVRHSLAGYQLSSLGKPLDENLQGMSHTTPTFSSNHPLRVSPDFPQSPSDLEVQQCFYKVDGSQRCPSMKTAKSLELPGNTPEPQKGTAAKKKPTVRKPQPIRLIGVDSVFGTGITVQPPKCTKTFKVSETSAFGKIVSKEKQRPICVKESQIEMALAMCKQVLRFIFLLYVVYKMCIFALQHSQ, via the coding sequence ATGTTCTGGTGGCTTAGGTCACAAAGGCTGTTTGTAAGAGCCAGACAGAGAAAAGACTCTGTCTGCTACTCTGGAGTTTCTGTTGTGTGGCGGAGTATAGTCAGACACTCATTGGCAGGATACCAgctctcttccctgggaaagcCCCTGGATGAGAATTTGCAAGGGATGTCCCACACAACACCTACCTTTTCTTCCAATCATCCTTTAAGGGTCTCACCTGACTTCCCACAGAGCCCCTCTGATCTTGAAGTACAACAGTGCTTTTACAAAGTTGATGGCTCTCAGAGATGCCCCAGCATGAAAACAGCAAAGAGCTTAGAATTACCTGGCAATACACCTGAGCCACAGAAAGGAACAGCAGCCAAGAAGAAACCAACGGTTAGGAAGCCACAGCCCATTCGTCTCATTGGAGTGGATTCAGTCTTTGGCACAGGTATTACAGTCCAGCCACCCAAGTGCACTAAAACCTTCAAAGTTTCTGAAACATCAGCCTTTGGTAAAATTGTcagcaaagagaaacagaggcccATTTGTGTCAAGGAGTCACAGATTGAGATGGCATTGGCCATGTGCAAACAGGTGCTACGTTTCATTTTTCTGCTGTATGTAGTGTACAAAATGTGCATTTTTGCCCTGCAACACTCCCAGTAA